A single window of Desulfuromonas sp. TF DNA harbors:
- the thiS gene encoding sulfur carrier protein ThiS has protein sequence MTITVNGNKKEFAFTATIQQLLEALGLDAARVAVERNRDIVPRDRFAETVMTEGDILEIVQFVGGG, from the coding sequence ATGACTATTACCGTCAACGGAAACAAGAAAGAGTTCGCCTTCACCGCGACCATCCAGCAGCTTCTCGAAGCCCTCGGCCTAGATGCCGCACGGGTGGCGGTGGAGCGCAACCGCGACATCGTCCCCCGGGACCGTTTCGCCGAAACCGTCATGACCGAAGGCGATATTCTGGAGATCGTCCAGTTCGTCGGGGGCGGTTAA
- the thiF gene encoding sulfur carrier protein ThiS adenylyltransferase ThiF has translation MKILLNEQPVDMPEGATLFELREARKPEADVVILNGFPLQEDRPLTEGDRVVLIRRGEHPTPDELEALMAARHTPGVHERIKKATVGIAGAGGLGSAIAVALARIGVGRLIVADFDVIEPSNLNRQQYFVDQIGMPKVDALRANLQRINPCVGVAVFYGRLDRENIPRIFNGVDVMVEAFDAPDQKAMLVETFLSRCPGKPLVAASGMAGYGPSNTVTTRRAATNLYLAGDGETAARVGEGLMAPRVGIAAHHQANAALRLLLGEEPE, from the coding sequence ATGAAAATACTGCTCAACGAACAGCCGGTGGACATGCCCGAAGGGGCGACCCTCTTCGAACTGCGTGAAGCTCGCAAGCCCGAGGCTGACGTCGTCATTCTCAACGGCTTTCCCCTTCAGGAGGATAGGCCGCTGACGGAAGGCGACCGGGTGGTTCTCATCCGACGCGGCGAACATCCCACGCCGGACGAACTGGAGGCCTTGATGGCGGCCCGTCACACCCCCGGCGTGCACGAGCGGATCAAGAAGGCGACGGTGGGGATCGCCGGCGCCGGTGGGCTCGGCTCGGCCATTGCGGTCGCCCTGGCGCGCATCGGCGTGGGGCGGCTGATCGTCGCGGATTTCGACGTCATCGAGCCTTCCAACCTGAATCGCCAGCAGTATTTTGTGGATCAGATCGGCATGCCCAAGGTCGACGCCCTGCGCGCCAACCTGCAGCGCATCAATCCCTGCGTGGGAGTGGCGGTCTTTTACGGGCGGCTCGACCGGGAGAACATCCCGCGAATTTTCAACGGAGTCGACGTCATGGTCGAGGCCTTCGACGCCCCCGACCAGAAGGCGATGCTGGTCGAGACCTTTCTCAGCCGCTGTCCGGGCAAACCGTTGGTCGCCGCCTCCGGAATGGCGGGATACGGTCCGTCGAATACCGTCACGACCCGCCGCGCAGCCACAAATCTCTACCTGGCTGGAGACGGCGAGACGGCGGCCCGGGTCGGTGAAGGACTGATGGCTCCGCGAGTGGGGATCGCCGCCCACCACCAGGCGAACGCCGCGCTGCGTCTCCTGCTGGGGGAAGAACCGGAGTAG